In Notamacropus eugenii isolate mMacEug1 chromosome 1, mMacEug1.pri_v2, whole genome shotgun sequence, one genomic interval encodes:
- the LOC140517721 gene encoding butyrophilin-like protein 8, whose amino-acid sequence MLSISTLLCHIQAFKPFDYHLLLVFILSLIDLGSGQFQVIGPDEPVQRLVGEDVIFSCHVLPKINVQDMEVSFFRNQLSSVLILIKNGKEMPKKQMQEYQGRTQFVQVAIAEGRISLKLKNISISDSGMYGCQFTSQTFDQKHTWELQVAAIGSSPLISIERYRDRGTLLICRSSGWFPRPEVQWKIHQGWSLPSDFKVKTGENGLFDIETSFTIQEPPAGDITCSICIWDLRQESRVRVADLFFEPSLWSYAFSVMMTIFVILFASGLFLHRHQGKLKKDLDWRIEMEQRVEVTLDPETAHPILHISKDWKKVTFEDTHVLDVPETEKRFKSPSVVASQSFSLGEYYWEVDVGEKNRWFLGVCWDEVDRTKRNPELFPANGYWVLGRWNGKEHFIFTPARQILTLQVQPKRVGIFLNCKYDQVSFYNVTDKSHIYTFTSCDFNGKKLRPYFRPRTNDINEQSPSPPLVICTNLHQ is encoded by the exons ATGTTGAGTATCTCAACTCTCTTGTGCCACATTCAAGCCTTTAAACCATTTGATTACCACCTCCTCCTTGTCTTCATTCTCAGTCTCATAGATCTAGGATCAG GTCAATTTCAGGTGATTGGCCCAGATGAGCCTGTTCAGAGACTGGTGGGAGAAGATGTCATTTTCTCCTGTCATGTCTTACCTAAGATTAATGTGCAGGACATGGAGGTGAGCTTCTTCAGGAACCAATTATCTTCTGTGCTGATTCtaatcaaaaatggaaaagaaatgccAAAGAAACAAATGCAGGAGTATCAAGGGAGAACCCAGTTTGTCCAAGTAGCCATTGCTGAAGGGAGAATCTCCTTAAAATTGAAGAATATATCCATTTCAGATTCAGGGATGTATGGATGCCAGTTCACTTCCCAAACTTTTGACCAGAAACACACTTGGGAGCTACAGGTagcag CTATTGGATCATCCCCTCTCATTTCTAttgagagatacagagatagaggcACTTTGCTGATATGTCGATCATCTGGCTGGTTCCCCAGACCTGAGGTACAGTGGAAAATTCATCAGGGATGGTCTTTGCCATCAGATTTCAAGGTGAAAACAGGGGAAAATGGCCTATTTGACATAGAAACTTCTTTCACTATACAAGAACCTCCCGCTGGGGATATAACATGTTCCATATGCATCTGGGACCTCAGACAGGAGTCCAGAGTGAGAGTAGCTG ATCTGTTTTTTGAGCCTTCTCTTTGGAGCTATGCCTTCAGTGTCATGATGACTATCTTTGTGATTCTTTTTGCATCTGGCCTTTTTCTCCACAGACATCAAG gGAAACTTAAGAAAGACCTGG ACTGGAGGATTGAAATGGAGCAAAGAG tgGAAGTGACTTTGGACCCAGAAACTGCTCACCCCATACTTCATATATCTAAAGACTGGAAAAAAGTGACCTTTGAAGACACTCATGTTCTTGATGTACCTGAAACTGAGAAGAGATTTAAGTCTCCAAGTGTAGTGGCTTCACAAAGTTTCTCTTTGGGGGAATATTATTGGGAAGTAGACGTTGGGGAGAAAAATCGATGGTTCCTGGGGGTGTGTTGGGATGAAGTAGACAGGACAAAAAGAAATCCTGAACTCTTTCCCGCCAATGGCTACTGGGTGTTGGGGCGATGGAATGGaaaagagcattttatatttactcCTGCTCGACAAATTCTAACTCTTCAAGTGCAGCCAAAGCGGGTTGGGATTTTCTTGAACTGTAAATATGACCAAGTCTCCTTCTACAATGTGACTGACAAATCACACATCTATACATTCACTAGCTGTGATTTCAATGGGAAAAAGCTCCGCCCATACTTCAGGCCTCGTACTAATGACATTAATGAACAATCACCTTCACCTCCTTTGGTTATCTGTACCAACTTACATCAATGA